TGCACTCCACAACATACTCTTGATACTCCTCCATCATTATTTTCATATCCCCTTATAATATTACATAGACCTTATTCTAACTTATTACTTCATTGTCTGTACTGATGATGAACAAATGCAGCTCCAGCCCAAATCCTGAATTCATGTTGTGCAACAAAATGCTTCTAGATGCTAGTCAAAGTTATCCTGAATTCTCATAACAAAGACATTCAATTATCTGGGCATAGACATCATTCCAAAATATACAGACCTATCTACAAAAGTAATTACAATGAATGagattttttctttataactaaattgtgtgtgtgtatgtgtgtgtgtgtgtgtgtgtgtgtgtgcacgcacgcatgcatgcctgcatgtgtgtggtgtaattcttttcatttattttaatttacacttTATTACTTAATCCAAATTACCTACTACTAGAGAGAAtctcatttgtttgttctttcactCATTGAGGAAATATCAACGCCACAATGTAAGCCAATGAGATGACTTAGTGGGCAGaagtacttgctgccaaacctaatggcctaaattcaatccccaggaaaaacaaaattagaggagagaaccaaatctTTCAACTGTGATCTCTACaagaatgcatgcatgtgcacatgcttgcgcatgcacagacacacacacacacacacacacacacacacacacacacacactttttcaatgtgatttttaaatttatgtgcttttaaaaaataaaaaaacaaactatgaTATACAAAATATAGAAAAAGCTAAGCCCTGGAAAATATAGAAAGCATTCTTGTCTTTAAACTACTCCCTCTGGGTCCTATTTAGATCACCAGACACAGCCATCCTAACAAATGTCCTAGAAAAGGTCCACAGTACCCTAAAACAAGGTAGTAATTCTCCATGGATGACGGAACCATCTCATCATGGGGACGTTATAATCATCTCTGTATTTTTCTCAATCCTttcacacaagaaaaaaattatggtcCAGAAAGGAGTAGTGCTTGGTCTATGTAGCCCCTGAAAGGAGAAGTTTGTCTCACAGAATATGTGGATATGACATAGAAAAGTATGGATTATTTCCACATGATTTGGAGGTCCTGAGTTATACATAGGAAGAATGACTCAGGCTATAGTCAACAAACTCTGGGTTTGAATCCACAGTCCAGAACTCTCCAGCTCTTTCTTGGTGACTTAATCCATGCAGTCatgttgttcttttatttataaatgaatttatttagaaATGCTAACAACAGTATAACATTGTGGTCCTGAGGAGAAGGGACTATATTAAGATGCTCAAACATGGTTTATGTTCTCAGGGACACTACTGGAAGACTTATGAGCATGGATCCAACCATCTCATCCCACAACACAGAATCTACACCAACGAATGAAACTGACCAGCCCAAGAATCCAAATTGCGATCCAATCCTGACCCTGAACTTCCTGGCCCTCATCATTGCCCTGATTGGACTGGCAGGAAATGCCATTGTGCTCTGGCTCTTGGGATTTCATATGCGCAGGAAAGCCATCTCAGTCTACATCCTAAACTTGGCTTTGGCAGactccttcttcctctgctgccACTTTATTGACTCTCTGTTACGGGTCATTGATTTCTATGGCATCTATGTCCATAAATTAGGCAAAAAAATCTTAGGCAATGCAGCAATCATTCCCTATTTCTCAGGCTTGAGCATACTCAGTGCTATCAGCACAGAGCGCTGCCTGTCTGTATTGTGGCCAATCTGGTACCACTGTCACCGCCCAAAAAACATGTCAGCTATCATATGTGCCCTAATCTGGGCCCTGTCCTTTCTGATGGGCATCCTCGAGTGGTACTTCTCAGGATTCCTGAgtgatgtttgtcatcatttgtgGAAAAATGTTAACTTTATTGTAACTGCATTTCTGATCTTTTTATTTATGCTTCTCTTTGGGTCCAGTGTGGCCCTAGTAGTCAGGATCCTCTGTGGATCCAGGCGGAATCCACTGACCAGGCTGTATGTTACCATCTCACTCACAGTGGTGGTCTTCCTCATCTGTGGCCTGCCTCTTGGGCTTTACCTGTTCCTGTTTTTCTGGCTTGACTTTCATTTGCATTATCCCTTTTGTCATCTTTACCGAATTACTACTGTCCTGTCCTGTGTGAACAGCTGTGCCAACCCCATCATTTACTTCTTCGTTGGCTCCTTTAGGCAGCATAGGCGTCATCGGTCCCTCAGGATGGTTCTTCAGAGGGCTCTGGAGGACACGCCTGAGGAGGATGAATGCACAAAAAGCCATCTTCAGAAAACCATTgagatgtcagaaagcagagaatggTGAACATCAATCAGTCCTTCCTTTAGTCAGACAGAAATGTCCCAGTGATTGAAGTGCTTTCAAAtggtttttttaaatctaaatttctTATAATTCTTAAAGTAGTCAGAAATAATTTCTCCAACTTTCTTTGCATTTTCAATGAATTTCTCAAGTATCCTCTGTGTGTTTCTCATTGAaagtttttttcttgcagttttaTAATGTGAAAGTTCTTATTTAAACCATAAATCTGAAACTGAGAACATTAAGGTATAAAATGTTTTTCCTATGGGCCATTTCCCAGAGAAATTTATTCTCCATGATTCTCCCAGCACTGGAGATAGTAAGCTCAGACCTGAAAAAAATTTACATCTAAGGATCACTGACATCTCCAATCTAAGGAGAATAGCTTCCTCAAGACATGCTCTGTCTAAGAACAATGTAGGAAGTCAGATTTCTGAGAAGTATTTTGGCAgcttttttcttgtgttttgggTGAAAAATCAAGGCCTTTGTCCTTGAGAATGGTAAACAGACATTTACTTCTCAATCATAATACAGAAATATGATCAATCCATTGAAtgctggaaaaactaaaaaaaaaaaagtgtagaacCTGGAAGTTGGATTGGAAAGATCAAGCAGTGGTCTGGAGTCTGTTTTAGAATAAGATATCAAAATTTGACTATGCCATTGACATGAACTGAAGGCATCATAAGCTAAGCAGAACCAGAAGAGTCTATTTGTGCACTGTGAGTACAAACACCTTGATCACAATCTCCTCCCATCTCTGGGCAGCAGTCTGTTAATGTAATGCTCTTTCTATAAGATGCTATGGTGTATACCATATTGATAATGTCAATATAGCGATGCTGATTATAAAATTGATGATACTGTTCTTTATGAGCGTGATAGGGACTGGagaaaaatttgtgtgtgtgtgtgtgtgtgtgtgtgtgtgtgtgtgtgtgtgtacaatgacCAGCATATTAGCTTAAGGCTCCCTAAAATGTTTAGAATTTGAACTGATAACTTCACAATTTACCTAATTCACTTTTGTGAGCCAcattaattttttccatttttaattctatttatttttcttttttcaatatattttaattagaatataattACACTATCAAAGAAACATTAAGGAACTTAGAGACAGATGAAGATGGGAGAAGAGATAATTCATACTGACATTGTTAATAAAACCAAGTACCTCAGAGAATGGTAAGCAGTATGTAAATGAATACTATTCTCATATTTCAAGGATTTTGTTATCAGACAAGATACCTCTTAAGACAAATTCTAAGACAGGAGCATAGAGAACACTGTCTATCAAGatcttgaagtaaaaaaaaatgactggcaTGAATTTTGTAAAATCGGTTGTAGCAAACTCTGTAATCTCTGCAAGCTCAAGAGAGCTATCCAGGTCAACCAGCAGaacaactgaaaaacaaaatcctgtATTCTTGACCCTCTTCCCAAGGACAAACTGATTGACAATGATCCAAACAATAGGGAGGTGGAACAAGAAATAGAGTCGAGGAAAAAGGTGAGAAATAGTGAAATGCCCTCTTTCCTTGAGTCAAGTCTCTCTGTAAACAATAGTTCCAAAATTGGGAACTGAAGagaaagcatttttaattaaaatgaacataTTTATTCTTGACATATTAATACCCTTGTTATCCATGATAGTTTAAGAGTTGGCCACCAATTACCAAAAATCTCATGGTCACCATTTGCATATAACCTTGTCCCTCTTTTGAAATTTGATGTCTGCAGCACTTGATATTTAACATATAACATGTTGTGAACACTTAAGACAGACTAATGCATACCCATTTCAGATGTTCCAAAGAGTATAGATGACAATAAATGCAGGTCTGAGCCTTTAACATATTatgcattcattttatttctgtagcATTGTTTGTTCATGGAAATTGGgaaaatatatgataaaatttGTAGTATATTGTCCATTTTAGTGGTGGGTATGTTGATTTTATTATAATAACATTCCTTACTTATGGATGGGGAAAGATTCCAAGAAATACATTCTTATGTGAACATAGAGTATTTACATGAGCCTATCACACACTTAGACTATGGGGTTTTCACTTTTCATTAGATTCTTAGAAACTTTTAACTGttccttgatttcttcctttacttGATCATTCAAAGTTATATTTTCAGTCTCagtgtgtttatatatttctatACACATTCTATACATTTCTCTTGCtgtttatttctagttttattccattATGACATGATACAACAGAAGAAATTATTTCAGTTTAGGGTTtcttaagatttgttttgtggtcTAAATTGTGAGCTATTTTGAAGAATGTTTCTTGGGCTTAGGCTTCTGAGAAGATAGTCATTCTACAGAGATTTGCTAGCATATTCTATAGAAGTCTGTTAAGCTCATTTGATCTATAGTATAATCTAATTCTAAGGTTCCTTTGTGAactttttgtctggatgatctacCTATTTGTTGATGATAATGGGTTACTGAAGTCCTATTATTATCTCTGGACCAGCCTATCCCTTCAAGTTTGCTTCATAAAAGTAAGTATACCAATACTCAGTACACACATGTTTACAACTATTATGTCTTCTTGTTGAGCTTTCTCTTTATTAGTATATAGTAGAGTTCTTTCTGCTTAAGTTTGGCTTGAAGTCTACTGTGTCAGATATGGGTACAGATACTCCATCTTACGTTTAGAACCATTTTACTTTTAGAAAAGTATATAATAGTGACAGAGGAcacaataaaatagataaaaatgatcaaaaagaaagaaaagaatgagagtCACATGTCTTTGTTCAAGAATAAAGATCTTGAACCAGCAGCCTTCTTCACAGGCTACTTTCAGGATGCAGAACAGCTCCCAGTAAGTCAGCTCCTTTCTCACAGCTGCTTTCACTGTGATGAACAAATGTCCTTAGAGACCAGAGATTGCCATCAGTATTGTTAAAAATTCTGGCCGAGCTGGTTTCATCAAATGGAAATGATGAATCACAGTTTCTggttaaaaaagaatattaaaggtcattttcaataataaaatgtaactttATAAAACAAGGGCTTCACTTGGCTAATGATTATATATCCTGTCACTTAGGACAGTTTCAGAATCAGCAGATACTCTGGGAATAGCTGCCATTTTAATGAATGAGTCTAGCTAGCCTCACCACTCCAAGTTGGAGCATTATTAAGAAGCACTCAAACCTTATCTGCTTCTATATATCTAGCATCTGAGAGCTTATGAAGAGCATATTGCCTACTGGACTACTCCAGCCCAATATTTCACTAGGAGACATGTATAGCTAGAGGAAATCCATGTGGAATCTACATATACCACAACTGATAAATCAACATCTGAGGACAGAAAGGAATAGATAATGAGAAAAGCTCAGCTCTGAGTCAGATAACAGAGACTTAGAGGCAATTTCTTCCCAAGTTGTAATTATATCTTGCTTTACAAgacatacttttttgtttgtttgtttggttggttggttggttggttggttggttggttggttggtttttgtcctCCTTGTGATTGAGATAAAGGATTTATTCCACTATACTGATGTCAGTGTCAGTACattttcttaaacttttaaaCAAGTTACCAGGAGGTTGACGTATCCCTTAAATGGTTGCATCTCTGCTAATGGGAACTAGCAAAGAACATGAAGACTAAGCTTACAGAATTAAGCATCAGATGAGGAATGAGAGATACAATAATCTGTAGGTATATAGACAAGAACTTAGGGAAAGTttattactatgtccatttagcagaattgTAATAAGTTCTCCTCTGGGGCCTACCACAGCGGGTTGGCTCAATTAATAGGACCAGGCATAAGTTCCATCTTATTAAATGGTCTTGAAATCAGAAAgtgtttggttactcccatagaatttatgccactattgcaccaagGTACATATCCTTCCAGGCTAGACATCATTGTAGCTTGCAGGATTCATAGTTGGGTGAGAGTGTTGATAACTTTCTTCCCCCAGTATCATGACTAGAACCTTTTAATACTATGAAAGCTGAAGATCCCAACTTGGTGctaacttgatttctccatgtcctagaGTAGatagatggtgattaatacagagactcacaactggtaaACATGCAGAGAATACAATAGTACAGTGGGCTTTGTTCTAAATAGAACatctattgctgtgggataatgctattgtacactggtttaataaaacactgattggccagtagccaggcaggaagtataggcagggtgagcagactaaaggaatgctgggaagaggaagagcagagtcaggagtcgccagccagacacagaggaagcaagatgtggggcaaaactgaaaaaaggtaccaagccacatggctaaacatagataagaattatgggttgatttaagtgtgaaagctagtcagtaataagcctgagtaaatggccaagcagttataaatattaagcctctgtgtgattattttataaaaggttgCAGGACTGTggatgagagatttgtcccgaccacaggccaggagggacacaggaaaacttccagctacaatctTTATCACACCTCCTTAAGACTCAGGAATCATCAAAGAAGAGGGGGCAAAATTTTCAAGAGACAAAACTAATGGAAGCCTACAGTAAAACAGTATTTGTCAGACATGACAGGACCATTGTACACATGgactcacagtggctgtgactgcATGCTTGAAATCTGTGCAAAATTAAGCCAACAAAAATACCATCCTGGGTAGGGCAGGGGATCATAAAGTCTCACACTCTTGATATGGGCAATTGACGGCTTCTGGACAAGAAAGAGCCTGTTTTCCTCTGAGATATGTCCCCTGAGAGGCTACCCAGGTCCCTGTATATTGCCCTATCCCCATGCACATATAGGCAGCACTATGTGGATGcggtgttttgttctttaaaaaaaaaaaaaaaaagacacatgaagTTAGGAGGAAAAGTGATGGAGGGGAATGAAGGAGACATATTTCATCAAAACACATAATACACAGGTATAGAATTCTCAAGCaacaacaaccacacacacacacacacacacacacacacacacacacacacacacgtgcgtgggCGCGcgagcacgcacgcacgcgcgcgcacacacacacacactactcaatCATCAGAGATGTTTAAATCTTGTCACTAGACCTTTCTTTAAAGAAAGCAACTGTTCTCAAAGGGAAGTTCCCAAATGTGGCAAACACTTGGTACATGCCATCTAGTGAGAAGAGTGACTAGAAATCCCTCTTTAGCCTATACAAGACCTGCATAAAATCAAACCAGTCAACATTCCTGTGTGGATGAGGGAAGAGTACATGACTCCCACGCCTATTTGAGAAACTATTGACAATTGCTAGATACtaagagagtcagttttctttaggggtgtaacccctggtaggttgaccagaCCCCACTGGATAATCCCATACCCAGGCACATATGGGAAGCACTAATTAGACTCAATCCTAATTAGActcaatgaattattttttaaaggagaacatgaagttgggagtggggtgaggaggACCTAGGAGTAGTTGGaggcaaatatgatcaaaacacattgtatacatagtatgaaattcacaaagaattttgaaaaatcacattttttaaaataaacccttctttaaGTCACATATTGGACAGCCAACAGAGACCCAGGGGAAAGCCAAAACCTGCAGGAAAATGTCATGGTTTCAAAATTCCAGGGTCTCAGGAACTTCCTGATCTAGAATCAGAGCCAAACAGAAGTTACATGTTGATGCTGCAGTACTCCCCATATCCATGGTAATCTTGCGAAATATTAGATCTAGTCAGAACAACAGGGACATTTCTCAATCCTTCTCACAGATAGGGAAACTAAAGCTCAAAAAAACTAAATTTCTTCCACAAGACTAAATGACTTTATAGTGGAAGGACTGTGACTTAAATCTGGGTGAttatttcactgactttttaATTATTTGCCTGGTgatccatgtttaaaaaaaaaaaatactcggccgggtggtggtggtgcacgcctttaatcccagcacttgggaggcacagccaggcggatctctgtgagttcgaggccagcctgggctaccaagtgagttccaggagaggcacaaagctacacagagaaaccctgtctcgaaaaaccaaaataaaataaaataaaataaaataaaataaaataaaataaggaaatggaaacatctGACTAATTGGCTACACTATAAAAATGGCACACTACGAGGAACATCAACAGTCTGTCCTAGAAAAggtggggggaatgggaggagcaTGATTACATGCCTCATTACTGTGACAAACACCTGACCAAACTTTGAGGGTACAGCCCATGATGGCAGGGAAGACATGAGCAGCAGACACTTGCCCCAACTGGTCACATTACACCTGCGCTCTGGAAGCGGAGAGCGGTGAATCGTCATGCTCAGCACGCTCCCTCCATTTCAGTCAGTCTGGGAGCCCAGCTATTTCAGatactttctctttctgtgacaACATCACTACCAAGGAAATTGAagggagtttatttgggcttacagtttcagagggataTAAGTCCACAGTGGCaggaggcatggtggctggaacaGGATTGGAAGTCACATCCATAAGCAtgtaagcagagagagcaaactaggAATGACATGACTTTTTAAActctccaagcccacccccagtggcacacttcccctaacaaagccacacttccgaAGCCTCCTCGAACAATGCCACTGTGggagccaagtgttcaaatatatgagcctataggagacatcctcattcaaaccacaccagTCCATGAGATGGTGTCCCTAGAGAATAGATCTTTCCACCACAATTAACTTAACCTAGATAATCTCACTGGCATTACCAGTGGCTTATCGCCCCCTCACACTGATTCTggaccctgtcaagttgacagccgaGAGTAATAACCATCACAGACGCTACCATTAATCCCATGACCCACGAATTGGTTGCACGGTTTCTGCTCACATCCCATTGGCTACATGGTGTCATCTGACAAGAGGGACTAGAACATTCATTGCATGCTTTTTTTCTGGATTAAAATTTTGAGAGCCACTATCTGACAGAAAAAGGAGAATGGATTCTGAGCGGAACCAGCAGTCTCTACAGCCCCTGATGGAGAGTACAAGAACATTTGTCAGAAGCTCCTCGGAAATAAAAAGGGATGGAGTAGAAAACAGTGACAACAACTTACCTAGGCCTCGAGGTAACCAGGATTGGTAATAGACCTGCTCCTGATAAGACCTCCAGAGAAATCTCCTTCATTACTTAACCCCCAGTTTTTCCCGTGTTATGTGAGATTACAACAAATGGTTGAGATGTTGGGGTAAAGCCGTCATTAGAAGTAGGAATGTTGGTGCTTGTGGACCATCAGGtttgataagaaaaaataatacaaagggCACTGTGTACAGAGCTTCTTGGTTTCCTTCAGCTTCCTTTGCTGGTCAATCAAGACTGTGGGAGCTTGTCTGACAGTACAAAATGGATGCATCCACTGCTGGATGTCTCTCCGAACTCCTGGAAGACATTTCCTCTTCAATTTCAGACCTTCCCAAGCAAGTTCTCTAGATATCACAGTCATGGCTGCCTTTGTGAATCCAAGAAAAAGCTCCCTAATGCTTATCTGTTCTAACTAGCTTCCAACTTCTTTTGTCCTGAAAACTTGACTTTTCTCCTTGTTTGCAGggattttattttctccacaATTCTGACTGCCAATTTTGCTGTAACTTGAAAACTACATCTCTGCTTTTCCCATCCCCATTTAGTCTACACACAGAAGCAGTGGGTCATAagggattatttaaaaaaaaaaaatacagtaggCCAGACATAGTAGTACATGTGTTTAataagcactctggaggcaggggcaggtacatctctgtgagtttgaggcca
The nucleotide sequence above comes from Peromyscus maniculatus bairdii isolate BWxNUB_F1_BW_parent chromosome 1, HU_Pman_BW_mat_3.1, whole genome shotgun sequence. Encoded proteins:
- the LOC102911651 gene encoding mas-related G-protein coupled receptor member X1-like, coding for MDPTISSHNTESTPTNETDQPKNPNCDPILTLNFLALIIALIGLAGNAIVLWLLGFHMRRKAISVYILNLALADSFFLCCHFIDSLLRVIDFYGIYVHKLGKKILGNAAIIPYFSGLSILSAISTERCLSVLWPIWYHCHRPKNMSAIICALIWALSFLMGILEWYFSGFLSDVCHHLWKNVNFIVTAFLIFLFMLLFGSSVALVVRILCGSRRNPLTRLYVTISLTVVVFLICGLPLGLYLFLFFWLDFHLHYPFCHLYRITTVLSCVNSCANPIIYFFVGSFRQHRRHRSLRMVLQRALEDTPEEDECTKSHLQKTIEMSESREW